The proteins below come from a single Drosophila kikkawai strain 14028-0561.14 chromosome 3R, DkikHiC1v2, whole genome shotgun sequence genomic window:
- the Slu7 gene encoding pre-mRNA-splicing factor Slu7, translating into MSSGAMRTPVSQILQSKHDQDAEEEPKKKSREDWRKAKELEEARKAGTAPAAVDEEGRDINPHIPQYISNAPWYYGSQGPTLKHQRPQHEDEQGQLDKRAPKGLDTTRIVTKFRKGACENCGAVTHKRKDCLERPRKVQAKYAESIVVHDEHLVNEAAVNYDEKRDRWSSYDPANHREIIEEYEKVEEAKRQLKAEKLKNDPDAEISDEDGNEDKYVDEVDMPGTKVDSKQRITVRNLRIREDTAKYLRNLDPNSAYYDPKTRSMRDNPNPAVPEEEAEFAGENFVRFSGDTTAQATAQLFAWEAHGKGVDVHLLAEPTKLELLQKEYEQKKEQFKSSTKTHIVEKYGGEEHLQVPPKSLLLAQTEEYIEYSRSGKVIKGVEKPKARSIYEEDVYINNHTTVWGSFWNAGRWGYKCCKSFIKNSYCVGMQEPEGYSDQHPTSSSSLAAAAVAAESTAQVHFKVPEVPSEKPVLSEVDSVPSSESSSSSEEEEKPEKKRSKKKSKKREKKKKAKEQRKQKSKHREAKEKEKTKTKEKAKEIPDEMDDRKRAYNSMYDIKAPTEDEIEEWKKKRPRAEDPMMQFM; encoded by the exons ATGAGTTCGGGGGCCATGCGCACACCCGTCTCGCAGATCCTCCAAAGCAAGCACGACCAGGATGCCGAAGAGGAGCCCAAGAAGAAGTCCCGCGAGGACTGGCGCAAGgccaaggagctggaggaggctCGAAAGGCAGGCACAGCCCCGGCCGCCGTGGATGAAGAGGGTCGCGATATAAATCCACACATCCCGCAGTATATATCGAATGCTCCGTGGTATTACGGCTCCCAAGGGCCCACGCTCAAGCATCAGAGACCGCAGCACGAGGACGAGCAGGGCCAGCTGGACAAGCGGGCGCCCAAGGGTCTGGACACCACGCGCATCGTCACCAAGTTCCGGAAGGGCGCCTGCGAGAACTGTGGGGCCGTCACGCACAAGCGCAAGGATTGCCTGGAGAGACCTCGCAAAGTGCAGGCCAAGTATGCCGAATCCATTGTGGTCCATGATGAGCACCTGGTCAACGAGGCGGCGGTCAACTATGATGAGAAGCGCGATCGCTGGAGCAGCTACGATCCGGCGAACCACAGAGAGATCATCGAGGAGTACGAGAAGGTAGAGGAGGCTAAGCGGCAGCTTAAGGCCGAAAAGCTAAAAAACG ATCCCGATGCCGAGATTTCCGATGAAGACGGCAACGAGGACAAGTATGTGGACGAAGTGGACATGCCGGGCACAAAAGTGGACTCCAAACAGCGCATCACTGTGCGTAACTTGCGTATCCGCGAAGACACAGCCAAATACCTCAGGAATTTAGACCCGAACTCTGCGTACTACGatcccaaaacgcgctccatGCGTGACAATCCCAATCCTGCAGTTCCGGAAGAAGA AGCTGAGTTTGCTGGCGAGAATTTCGTGCGCTTCTCGGGAGACACCACAGCTCAGGCCACCGCTCAGTTGTTCGCCTGGGAAGCCCATGGCAAGGGTGTGGATGTCCATCTACTGGCTGAACCCACCAAGTTAGAACTGCTCCAGAAAGAGTACGAGCAGAAAAAGGAGCAGTTCAAGTCGAGT ACCAAAACTCACATCGTGGAGAAATACGGGGGAGAGGAGCATTTGCAGGTGCCGCCCAagtcgctgctgctggctcaaACGGAGGAATACATCGAGTACTCTCGCAGCGGCAAGGTCATCAAGGGCGTGGAGAAACCGAAAGCCCGCAGCATATACGAGGAGGATGTATACATCAATAACCACACGACCGTGTGGGGCAGCTTCTGGAATGCCGGTCGCTGGGGCTACAAGTGCTGCAAGTCCTTCATCAAGAACTCTTACTGCGTGGGCATGCAGGAGCCAGAGGGTTATTCGGATCAGCATCCCACCTCCAGTTCCAGCTTagcggctgctgctgtagcAGCAGAGTCCACCGCTCAAGTGCATTTCAAAGTGCCGGAGGTGCCTTCGGAGAAGCCTGTCCTATCCGAAGTTGACTCTGTCCCAAGCTCAGAATCTTCATCGTCTTCGGAGGAGGAAGAGAAGCCGGAAAAGAAAAGGTCAAAGAAGAAATCCAAGAAGCGcgagaagaaaaagaaggcCAAGGAGCAGCGGAAACAGAAATCCAAGCACAGAGAAgccaaggagaaggagaagacaAAGACGAAGGAAAAGGCAAAGGAGATTCCCGATGAGATGGACGATCGCAAGCGGGCCTACAACAGCATGTACGACATTAAGGCGCCCACCGAGGACGAAATCGAGGAGTGGAAAAAGAAGCGGCCGCGTGCCGAAGATCCGATGATGCAGTTTATGtag
- the Cpsf100 gene encoding probable cleavage and polyadenylation specificity factor subunit 2, with translation MTSIIKLHTISGAMDESPPCYILQIDDVRILLDCGWDEKFDANFIKELKRQVHTLDAVLLSHPDAYHLGALPYLVGKLGLNCPIYATIPVFKMGQMFMYDLYMSHFNMGDFDLFSLDDVDTAFEKITQLKYNQTVSLKGKGYGISITPLNAGHMIGGTIWKIVKVGEEDIVYATDFNHKKERHLSGCELDRLQRPSLLITDAYNAQYQQARRRARDEKLMTNILQTVRNNGNVLIAVDTAGRVLELAHMLDQLWKNKESGLMAYSLALLNNVSYNVIEFAKSQIEWMSDKLTKAFEGARNNPFQFKHIQLCHSLADVYKLPAGPKVVLASTPDLESGFTRDLFVQWASNANNSIILTTRTSPGTLAMELVENCSPGKQIELDIRRRVELEGAELDEYLRTQGEKLNPLIVKPDVEEESSSESEDDIEMSVITGKHDIVVRPEGRHHSGFFKSNKRHHVMFPYHEEKIKYDEYGEIINLDDYRIADTGGYDFVPMEEQNKENVKKEEPGMGADHQANGAVADTDVQLLEKPTKLINQRKTIEVNAQIQRIDFEGRSDGESMLKILSQLRPRRVIVIHGTAEGTQVVAKHCEQNVGARVFTPQKGEIIDVTTEIHIYQVRLTEGLVSQLQFQKGKDAEVAWVDGRLGMRLKAIDAPMDVTVEQDVQEGKTLTLETLAEDEIPVHNSVLINELKLSDFKQILMRNNINSEFSGGVLWCSNGTLALRRVDAGKVAMEGCLSEEYYKIRELLYEQYAIV, from the exons ATGACGTCCATTATCAAGCTGCACACGATATCCGGGGCGATGGACGAGTCTCCGCCGTGCTACATCCTCCAGATAGACGACGTGCGAATTCTGTTGGACTGCGGATGGGATGAAAAGTTCGACGCCAACTTTATCAAAGAGCTAAAAAG GCAGGTGCATACCCTGGATGCCGTGCTCCTGTCCCACCCGGATGCGTATCACCTGGGCGCCTTGCCTTACCTGGTGGGCAAACTGGGTCTTAACTGCCCGATATACGCCACAATTCCCGTGTTCAAGATGGGACAAATGTTCATGTATGACCTGTACATGTCGCACTTCAACATGGGCGACTTTGATCTCTTCTCGCTGGACGACGTGGACACGGCCTTCGAGAAGATCACGCAACTGAAGTATAACCAAACGGTTTCACTGAAGGGCAAGGGCTATGGCATATCCATAACTCCCTTAAACGCTGGCCACATGATCGGCGGCACGATCTGGAAGATAGTAAAGGTGGGCGAGGAGGACATCGTCTATGCCACTGATTTTAACCACAAAAAGGAACGCCACCTGAGCGGGTGTGAGCTGGACAGGCTGCAGAGGCCCTCGCTCCTCATTACCGACGCTTACAATGCACAATACCAGCAGGCCAGGAGACGTGCCCGCGATGAAAAGCTGATGACCAACATCCTGCAGACGGTGCGAAATAATGGCAATGTCCTCATAGCTGTGGACACCGCTGGACGCGTTCTAGAGCTGGCCCACATGCTGGACCAACTGTGGAAGAACAAGGAGTCCGGCCTGATGGCCTACTCCCTGGCCCTCCTAAACAATGTCAGCTACAACGTGATCGAGTTCGCCAAGTCGCAGATCGAGTGGATGAGCGACAAGTTAACGAAGGCCTTCGAGGGTGCCCGAAACAATCCCTTCCAGTTCAAGCACATCCAGCTGTGTCACTCCCTGGCGGACGTCTACAAACTTCCTGCCGGACCCAAAGTTGTGCTCGCCAGCACGCCGGACCTGGAGAGCGGATTCACCAGAGACCTTTTTGTGCAGTGGGCCAGCAATGCCAACAATAGCATTATTCTTACCACACGTACTTCGCCGGGAACTCTGGCTATGGAACTGGTAGAGAACTGCTCGCCTGGCAAGCAAATTGAGCTGGACATCCGACGAAGAGTTGAGCTGGAAGGCGCCGAGCTAGATGAATACCTACGCACGCAGGGCGAAAAACTAAATCCCCTCATTGTGAAGCCTGATGTGGAGGAGGAAAGCAGCTCCGAGTCCGAGGATGACATTGAAATGAGTGTTATAACGGGCAAGCACGACATTGTGGTCAGGCCAGAGGGTCGTCACCATTCCGGCTTCTTCAAGTCCAACAAGCGCCATCATGTTATGTTTCCCTATCACGAGGAAAAGATCAAGTACGACGAGTACGGAGAGATCATCAACCTCGACGACTACCGCATCGCCGACACGGGCGGGTACGACTTCGTGCCCATGGAGGAGCAGAACAAGGAGAACGTGAAGAAGGAGGAACCGGGCATGGGAGCTGATCATCAGGCCAATGGAGCCGTCGCAGACACCGACGTCCAGCTGCTAGAGAAGCCCACCAAGCTGATAAATCAGCGCAAAACCATCGAAGTGAATGCCCAGATCCAGCGAATCGATTTCGAGGGTCGCTCGGACGGTGAGTCCATGCTGAAGATCCTCTCCCAGTTGCGACCGAGACGGGTGATTGTCATCCACGGCACTGCGGAGGGCACCCAGGTGGTGGCCAAGCATTGTGAGCAGAATGTCGGCGCCCGCGTCTTCACGCCGCAGAAGGGCGAGATCATCGACGTGACCACCGAGATCCACATTTACCAGGTGCGCCTCACCGAGGGTCTCGTCTCCCAGCTACAGTTTCAAAAGGGCAAAGACGCGGAGGTGGCCTGGGTGGATGGCCGCCTGGGAATGCGTCTCAAGGCCATCGACGCTCCCATGGATGTCACAGTTGAGCAGGACGTGCAAGAGGGCAAGACATTGACCCTGGAAACGCTAGCGGAAGACGAGATCCCCGTCCACAATTCGGTGCTGATCAACGAGCTAAAGCTCTCCGACTTCAAGCAGATTCTCATGCGCAACAACATCAACTCGGAGTTCTCCGGCGGCGTCCTTTGGTGCAGCAATGGAACTTTGGCCTTGCGGCGTGTGGATGCCGGCAAGGTGGCCATGGAGGGCTGTCTGTCGGAGGAGTACTATAAAATCAGGGAGTTGCTCTATGAGCAGTACGCAATTGTTTAA
- the beta4GalNAcTB gene encoding beta-1,4-N-acetylgalactosaminyltransferase bre-4: MFVRLWHRNFHIHDLLLAISLVTLIVYLSLPFRFASHYDYIEGSQIEGALVPQVTRNVSLQEVFECTYSEIIAANRFVYNLAHYHEAVHNGGEIRPGGEFRPEQCQARYSTAIIVPYRQREEQLHAFLTYMHNYLRQQLIHYRIFLVEQYDHKPFNRAMLFNIGAQVAAEYGFPCLILSDVDLLPLNSGQMYACTEKPRHMCSALDHWRFRLPYRSLFGGVVAINTVQFQQINGMSNLYHGWGGEDDDLYERLNAMGIDICRFAMEFSEYTMLKHKPEKPNKNRVALLRAAALRQHSDGLNSLVYKEVERRMHSLFTHILVET, encoded by the coding sequence ATGTTCGTGCGGCTGTGGCACAGGAATTTCCACATCCATGACCTGCTCCTGGCCATTAGCCTGGTCACGCTCATTGTGTACCTTTCGCTGCCCTTCCGCTTCGCCTCGCACTATGACTACATCGAGGGATCGCAGATCGAGGGGGCTCTTGTGCCGCAGGTCACCCGGAATGTGTCCCTGCAGGAGGTTTTCGAGTGCACCTACTCGGAGATTATTGCGGCCAACAGGTTCGTCTACAACCTGGCCCACTACCACGAGGCGGTTCACAACGGGGGCGAGATCCGTCCCGGCGGCGAGTTCCGCCCGGAGCAGTGCCAGGCCCGCTACAGCACCGCCATCATTGTGCCGTACAGGCAACGGGAGGAGCAGCTGCACGCCTTCCTCACCTACATGCACAATTACCTGCGCCAGCAGCTGATCCACTATCGAATTTTCCTAGTCGAGCAGTACGACCACAAGCCCTTCAACCGGGCGATGCTCTTCAACATTGGTGCCCAGGTGGCGGCGGAGTACGGCTTCCCCTGTCTGATACTTTCCGACGTGGACCTGCTGCCTCTCAACTCGGGCCAGATGTACGCGTGTACGGAGAAACCACGGCACATGTGCTCCGCTTTGGATCACTGGCGTTTCCGACTGCCCTACCGCAGCCTCTTCGGTGGCGTTGTGGCCATCAATACCGTCCAGTTCCAGCAGATTAACGGAATGTCCAATCTGTATCACGGCTGGGGCGGCGAGGATGATGATCTCTACGAGCGGCTGAACGCTATGGGCATCGACATCTGCCGCTTTGCGATGGAGTTCAGCGAGTACACGATGCTGAAGCACAAGCCGGAGAAGCCCAACAAGAACCGGGTGGCCCTGCTCCGGGCCGCCGCTCTTCGGCAGCACTCGGATGGACTCAACTCGCTGGTCTACAAGGAGGTGGAGCGACGCATGCACAGTCTGTTTACGCACATTCTGGTGGAGACCTGA